In a genomic window of Oncorhynchus keta strain PuntledgeMale-10-30-2019 chromosome 26, Oket_V2, whole genome shotgun sequence:
- the LOC118358662 gene encoding leucine-rich repeat-containing protein 52-like, with amino-acid sequence MRLLPAPSSQSLRLLFLFIFVMGVAPYPALTAGCPDRCVCDDQLVVQCAGQELTLFPNDLPLATRQLIISNNHIGELPALQLNYLSDLVYLDVSNNTLMEISESTFGNLRKLAYLDLSFNTLTQLEDRTFGPLSSLVMLRLTDNLGLNEIHPDAFSENIALQVLDVSRNNLTTLNISSLIALPSLRSLGLSGNPWRCDCETEDLCLWVQIEGFKFQDEGQTVCQGPPEVSGQRLAEVGMQLRADCHQGLGYWDYLFFIAIGFVIFSAGTVSAWVMGVLMVLYERYNKRKGEDMDSDDEEERHMGGGMMGGGHQGNGDLNKAGMQV; translated from the exons ATGCGTCTCCTGCCTGCTCCAAGCTCCCAATCCCTCCGGCTACTCTTTCTTTTTATCTTCGTGATGGGGGTTGCCCCTTACCCGGCTCTCACTGCAGGATGcccagacaggtgtgtgtgtgacgacCAGCTGGTGGTCCAGTGCGCTGGGCAGGAGCTCACCCTCTTCCCCAACGACCTCCCTCTAGCCACCCGCCAACTCATCATCTCCAACAACCACATCGGAGAACTTCCAGCATTGCAACTCAACTACCTGtctgatctggtctacctggatGTCAGCAACAACACCCTGATGGAGATCTCCGAGTCCACCTTCGGGAATCTCCGAAAGCTGGCCTATCTTGACCTGTCCTTCAATACACTAACCCAGCTTGAGGACCGGACTTTTGGACCATTGTCAAGCCTCGTGATGCTACGGCTAACAGACAATCTGGGGCTAAATGAGATCCACCCGGACGCGTTCTCAGAAAATATTGCTCTGCAGGTGCTGGATGTGAGCAGGAACAACCTGACGACGCTGAACATCAGCTCTCTGATCGCCCTGCCTTCCCTGCGCTCCCTGGGGCTCAGCGGGAACCCCTGGAGATGTGACTGTGAGACGGAGGACCTCTGCCTCTGGGTCCAGATAGAGGGATTCAAGTTCCAAG aTGAGGGTCAGACAGTGTGCCAGGGGCCTCCGGAAGTGTCTGGGCAGCGGCTGGCTGAGGTGGGCATGCAGCTGAGGGCAGACTGCCACCAGGGCCTGGGTTACTGGGACTATCTGTTCTTTATCGCTATTGGCTTTGTCATCTTCAGTGCTGGCACCGTGTCGGCATGGGTGATGGGTGTCCTCATGGTGCTGTACGAGAGATACAACAAGAGGAAGGGGGAAGACATGGAcagtgatgatgaggaggagagacatATGGGCGGAGGGATGATGGGGGGAGGGCATCAGGGGAACGGGGATCTGAATAAGGCTGGCATGCAGGTGTGA